One genomic window of Pseudoxanthomonas sp. includes the following:
- a CDS encoding helix-turn-helix domain-containing protein yields the protein MKTPPDICDTGCGLNATLRIISGKWKPLILFFLRDGPKRYGELKRLIPGVSDKVLIQQLKDLEADRVLARTDYQEVPPRVDYALTPLGRSLAEAIVPLCTWGTENAAEMAGIFAKRDALL from the coding sequence ATGAAGACGCCTCCTGACATCTGCGATACCGGCTGCGGGCTCAACGCGACGCTCCGCATCATCTCGGGCAAGTGGAAGCCACTGATCCTGTTTTTCCTGCGCGACGGCCCAAAGCGCTACGGCGAGCTCAAGCGCCTGATCCCGGGCGTCAGCGACAAGGTGCTGATCCAGCAATTGAAGGATCTGGAAGCCGATCGCGTGCTGGCACGAACCGACTACCAGGAAGTGCCGCCGCGCGTGGACTACGCACTGACTCCGCTCGGCCGCAGCCTGGCCGAGGCGATCGTTCCGCTGTGCACCTGGGGAACAGAAAACGCGGCGGAAATGGCGGGCATCTTCGCCAAGCGCGATGCGTTGCTCTAG
- a CDS encoding TetR/AcrR family transcriptional regulator, producing MARTGRPRSFDRAEAIEQAMHLFWAHGYESTSLALLKDAMGGISSPSFYAAFGSKEMLFEEVLKQYLETHGTVTAVLHDPSVAPRDAVEAALRGSARMQTDPLHPPGCLLVISATTTPGDAVGSQSILAMDRASTRQGFAACIQRAVEARELPGTFDVEAGALMLDTFMRGLTTQVRDGVAFAQLEAAIACAMHWWKPPRRSVRKSAH from the coding sequence GTGGCCAGGACCGGACGACCACGCAGCTTTGATCGCGCCGAAGCGATCGAACAGGCCATGCACCTGTTCTGGGCGCATGGCTATGAATCCACCTCGTTGGCTTTGTTGAAGGATGCAATGGGTGGCATCTCATCGCCCAGTTTTTATGCGGCCTTTGGCTCCAAGGAAATGCTCTTTGAAGAAGTGTTGAAGCAGTACTTGGAAACGCACGGAACGGTGACCGCGGTGTTGCATGACCCCTCCGTGGCCCCGCGCGATGCCGTCGAAGCTGCTTTGAGGGGATCGGCGCGCATGCAGACGGATCCGTTGCATCCACCAGGTTGCCTGCTCGTGATTTCCGCGACGACGACACCTGGAGACGCTGTCGGATCCCAGTCAATTCTGGCCATGGATCGCGCCTCCACCCGGCAGGGTTTCGCAGCCTGTATCCAGCGTGCCGTTGAAGCCAGGGAGCTGCCTGGTACGTTCGATGTGGAGGCCGGCGCGCTCATGCTCGATACGTTCATGCGCGGCCTGACCACGCAGGTGCGTGACGGGGTCGCCTTCGCGCAGCTGGAGGCAGCAATCGCCTGCGCAATGCACTGGTGGAAGCCACCCCGGCGCTCCGTCAGGAAGAGTGCTCACTGA
- a CDS encoding SDR family oxidoreductase, which produces MSGKTAVITGGATGIGRAAAKRFIEEGAVVFLFGRRQEALDAAVADLGPSARAVKGSVSNPADLDRLYAAVKAERGTLDIVFANAGAGSPLPLGQITAEHIDETFDTNVKGTIFTVQKALPLLGPGGSIILTGSSAGTTGAPAFSAYSASKAAVRNLARTWAEDLKGTGIRVNVLSPGATATELAKEALGEEGQKVFASLTPLQRMADPAEIGAVAAFLASSDSSFMTASEVAVDGGLAQL; this is translated from the coding sequence CTGAGTGGGAAAACCGCTGTGATTACTGGCGGCGCGACTGGCATCGGACGTGCCGCGGCGAAACGTTTCATCGAGGAGGGTGCCGTCGTGTTCCTCTTCGGCCGCCGGCAGGAAGCGCTCGATGCCGCGGTGGCAGACCTCGGGCCCAGTGCCCGCGCGGTGAAGGGCTCGGTGTCCAATCCTGCCGATCTAGACCGCCTCTACGCGGCGGTGAAGGCCGAGCGCGGAACCCTCGACATCGTCTTCGCCAATGCCGGTGCGGGAAGCCCGCTTCCGCTCGGCCAGATCACCGCCGAGCACATCGACGAAACCTTCGACACCAACGTGAAGGGCACGATTTTTACGGTCCAGAAGGCACTGCCGCTGTTGGGCCCGGGTGGTTCGATCATCCTGACCGGATCGAGCGCCGGCACCACCGGCGCTCCTGCATTCAGTGCCTACAGCGCGAGCAAGGCGGCGGTACGCAACCTCGCACGGACCTGGGCGGAGGACCTGAAGGGCACCGGCATCCGGGTCAACGTGTTGTCGCCCGGGGCGACGGCGACCGAACTGGCAAAGGAAGCACTGGGCGAGGAGGGCCAGAAAGTCTTCGCCTCGCTCACGCCGCTCCAGCGCATGGCCGACCCTGCGGAGATCGGCGCGGTGGCGGCTTTTCTCGCCTCGTCGGACAGCAGCTTCATGACCGCCAGCGAAGTCGCCGTCGACGGCGGCCTGGCGCAACTCTGA
- a CDS encoding LacI family DNA-binding transcriptional regulator, with translation MLKAAGEIHYRPNALPAMLQTGRSGLIAVVMGGFYNPVYAEILRCITAALKARNLESLLVDAESDENLDHLVGELSRYRIDGAISTLAIRSPKVASNLERLGIPIVAINSRRHGKMRVVSTSNRTTGSTAGNALIERGCRKLAYLAGRDNPSQHDRQRSFCKAVTTRGLAPPEIVVAGFTYEEGYLAASRLFASGARPDGIFCVNDLVAIGAMDAIKLQFGLRVPEDVQVIGCDDIPMAGWRRHDLTTFAQDMEALGVACADLLQDEPPAQTLTIPSQLILRGTTLP, from the coding sequence GTGCTCAAAGCGGCCGGTGAGATTCATTATCGACCCAATGCCCTTCCGGCAATGCTGCAGACCGGGCGTTCCGGGTTGATCGCCGTGGTGATGGGCGGTTTCTACAATCCGGTCTATGCCGAGATCCTGCGCTGCATCACCGCCGCGCTCAAAGCCCGCAACCTGGAATCCCTGCTGGTTGACGCGGAGAGCGACGAGAACCTCGACCACCTGGTGGGGGAGTTGTCCCGCTACCGCATCGACGGCGCCATCAGCACGCTGGCGATCCGCTCGCCGAAAGTGGCCAGCAACCTGGAGCGGCTGGGTATCCCGATCGTGGCGATCAACTCCAGACGGCACGGCAAGATGCGTGTTGTATCGACGTCAAACCGCACGACGGGATCGACCGCCGGCAACGCGCTCATCGAGCGTGGCTGCAGGAAGCTGGCCTACCTCGCCGGTCGTGACAACCCTTCGCAGCATGATCGGCAGCGCAGCTTCTGCAAGGCAGTCACGACCCGCGGACTGGCGCCACCTGAAATCGTCGTGGCCGGATTCACCTACGAAGAGGGCTATCTCGCCGCGAGCAGGCTGTTCGCATCAGGTGCCCGGCCCGATGGAATTTTCTGCGTCAACGACCTGGTCGCCATTGGCGCCATGGATGCCATCAAGCTTCAGTTCGGACTTCGGGTGCCGGAAGACGTGCAGGTGATCGGTTGCGATGACATTCCCATGGCGGGATGGCGAAGGCACGACCTGACGACCTTCGCGCAGGATATGGAAGCCTTGGGTGTTGCCTGTGCAGATCTCCTGCAGGATGAGCCCCCTGCGCAAACGCTGACCATCCCCTCGCAGCTCATTCTTCGAGGCACGACACTTCCGTAG
- a CDS encoding MFS transporter, which produces MKTVTTTPSATPKEAGEALPVFGLLALAMTGFIAILTETLPAGLLPQISGGLGVSDALAGQFISAYALGSLLAAIPLAIATQGWRRRPTLLTAVIGFLVFNSLTTFAWSYPVALFSRLMAGVAAGLAWGILAGYSRRLAPTHLQGKALAIAMVGTPIALSLGTPAGTWLGAWVGWRFSFGVMSALALVLVAWILIAVPDLPGQPAGKRLPLLKVLRLRGVAPVLLVIMIWMLGHNVLYTYIAPYLAAHGLHENVDRVLLTFGLTALLGIWIIGVTVDRWLRSLVLLCLAGFMAAALVMANAGDQPVAIYLGVALWGLSFGGAATLLQTAAADNAGPHVDVVQAMVTTSWNIAIALGGLSGGILLQSYGANASTWAMALLSLVGLLLALWASHGFRPGARTGPHSVGH; this is translated from the coding sequence ATGAAGACTGTTACGACCACTCCTTCGGCGACGCCGAAGGAGGCCGGCGAGGCCTTGCCTGTGTTTGGCTTGCTGGCCCTTGCCATGACCGGCTTCATCGCCATCCTCACCGAGACGCTGCCGGCCGGGCTTCTTCCGCAGATCAGCGGCGGACTGGGCGTCTCCGATGCGCTGGCAGGGCAGTTCATTTCCGCTTACGCGCTGGGGTCACTCCTTGCAGCCATTCCACTGGCCATTGCGACCCAGGGGTGGCGCCGACGCCCCACGCTACTCACTGCCGTCATCGGATTCCTTGTCTTCAACTCCCTGACCACTTTCGCGTGGAGCTATCCCGTCGCGTTGTTTTCACGTTTGATGGCAGGCGTTGCCGCGGGACTGGCGTGGGGAATCCTGGCGGGTTATTCACGCCGGCTTGCGCCGACCCATCTGCAGGGCAAGGCACTGGCGATCGCGATGGTCGGAACCCCGATCGCATTGTCACTGGGGACACCGGCTGGCACCTGGCTTGGCGCATGGGTCGGCTGGCGCTTTTCCTTTGGCGTGATGTCCGCGCTGGCATTGGTGCTGGTTGCCTGGATTCTGATCGCTGTTCCGGATCTTCCGGGTCAACCTGCCGGCAAGCGCCTGCCGCTGCTGAAAGTCCTCAGGCTTCGCGGGGTCGCGCCGGTCCTTCTGGTCATCATGATCTGGATGCTCGGACACAACGTGCTTTACACCTATATCGCGCCGTATCTGGCTGCACACGGACTACATGAGAATGTCGATCGCGTCCTGCTCACTTTCGGCCTGACCGCACTGCTCGGCATCTGGATCATCGGCGTGACGGTGGATCGCTGGCTGCGTAGCCTGGTCCTGCTCTGCCTTGCCGGCTTTATGGCGGCGGCGCTGGTGATGGCCAACGCAGGAGATCAGCCCGTTGCCATATACCTGGGCGTCGCCCTGTGGGGGCTCAGCTTCGGCGGCGCGGCAACGCTGCTGCAGACTGCCGCTGCAGACAATGCTGGCCCCCATGTCGATGTGGTCCAGGCCATGGTGACGACTTCCTGGAACATCGCGATCGCCTTGGGTGGCCTCTCCGGCGGGATCCTGCTGCAGTCATATGGCGCCAACGCATCGACCTGGGCGATGGCGCTGCTTTCCCTTGTTGGCCTGCTGCTCGCGCTATGGGCCAGCCACGGCTTCCGGCCAGGCGCTCGAACGGGCCCCCACAGCGTCGGTCATTGA
- a CDS encoding putative peptide maturation dehydrogenase: MPTQPAIAATAQGLPDTRKTALVNLRCCEGLHLQWHEEPNLDLGALLSGKTGVGVLRYWRALAPHLDAPVALSPDQWRLLSALTVEGMALEIQEDTLEQALQGLLAHSLVRYAEPDAQDHGDTLAEHWWWPLAAVMHRMGRWQGVDSTHAAVQAEVLDMTAMVARHGPAPQPAPFDSTTLQPMPDVPPDRFDQLLAQRTTCRNFDTSRALPALLLGQMLQRTFAAHGHVQVANGPMLLKRNVPSGGGLHPIDAYLLVRHVDGVAPGLYRYAPLEHALQPLPEPPAGLQAFALQALSQQHWFADAHVLVMLVANFPRSFWKYRRHAKAYRVAILDAGHLSQLLYLAATQAGLGAFVTAAINEIDIEQALDLHPLADSPLAVCGFGWRSGLMTTTEFDPAAVLWQALSPGEQGQDRTD, encoded by the coding sequence ATGCCCACGCAGCCCGCCATCGCAGCCACCGCCCAGGGTCTTCCGGATACCCGCAAGACCGCCCTGGTAAACCTGCGCTGTTGCGAAGGGCTGCACCTTCAATGGCATGAGGAACCCAACCTCGATCTGGGCGCTTTGCTGAGCGGCAAAACCGGTGTGGGCGTCCTGCGTTACTGGCGCGCATTGGCGCCGCATCTCGACGCGCCCGTGGCGCTCTCACCGGACCAGTGGCGCCTGCTGTCGGCACTGACCGTCGAGGGCATGGCCCTGGAAATCCAGGAAGACACCTTGGAACAGGCGCTGCAGGGACTGCTGGCCCATTCCCTGGTCAGGTATGCCGAACCGGACGCCCAGGACCATGGCGATACGCTGGCCGAGCACTGGTGGTGGCCGCTCGCGGCCGTGATGCACCGCATGGGCCGCTGGCAAGGCGTGGACAGCACCCACGCTGCGGTGCAGGCAGAGGTGCTGGACATGACGGCCATGGTGGCGCGCCACGGGCCGGCCCCTCAGCCGGCGCCGTTCGACAGCACAACCCTGCAGCCGATGCCGGACGTCCCGCCCGACCGCTTCGACCAGCTGCTCGCACAGCGCACGACGTGCCGTAATTTCGACACATCCAGGGCGCTTCCCGCGCTGCTGCTCGGGCAGATGCTGCAACGGACCTTCGCGGCGCATGGCCATGTCCAGGTCGCCAACGGACCGATGCTGCTCAAGCGCAACGTACCCTCCGGCGGCGGGCTGCATCCGATCGACGCGTATCTACTGGTGCGCCACGTGGACGGCGTCGCACCTGGGCTGTATCGCTACGCGCCGCTGGAACACGCACTCCAGCCACTGCCCGAGCCACCGGCAGGGCTGCAAGCGTTCGCCTTGCAGGCGCTATCGCAACAGCATTGGTTTGCCGATGCGCATGTGTTGGTCATGCTGGTGGCGAATTTCCCCAGGAGCTTCTGGAAGTACCGCCGTCATGCCAAGGCGTATCGCGTCGCGATCCTGGACGCAGGGCATCTTTCGCAGCTGCTGTACCTGGCGGCCACCCAGGCAGGCCTGGGCGCGTTCGTGACCGCCGCGATCAATGAAATCGACATCGAGCAGGCCCTGGATCTGCATCCGCTTGCGGACAGCCCGCTCGCCGTCTGTGGCTTTGGCTGGCGGTCCGGCCTGATGACCACGACCGAGTTCGATCCGGCTGCCGTGCTGTGGCAGGCTTTGTCACCCGGCGAGCAGGGTCAGGATCGAACCGACTGA
- a CDS encoding NHLP-related RiPP peptide, with protein sequence MNADAPKLTRDQAIQLLDLLCGDDAFRAQFATDPAAALHGIGIDYGLEPPPCSCVDVLASKAELAEAREQFLRYFSGPVHMQGTPVFESGKVQAALAAH encoded by the coding sequence ATGAATGCCGATGCACCCAAACTGACACGCGACCAGGCGATCCAACTGCTCGACCTGCTGTGTGGCGATGACGCTTTCCGCGCGCAGTTCGCCACCGATCCGGCCGCCGCGCTGCATGGCATCGGCATCGACTACGGCCTGGAACCGCCGCCATGCAGCTGCGTTGACGTGCTTGCATCCAAGGCGGAACTGGCCGAAGCGCGCGAGCAGTTCCTGCGCTATTTTTCCGGGCCGGTCCATATGCAGGGAACGCCGGTCTTCGAATCCGGCAAGGTGCAGGCGGCGCTGGCCGCGCACTGA
- a CDS encoding membrane-bound PQQ-dependent dehydrogenase, glucose/quinate/shikimate family: MVAGGGWLISLGGNWYYAIAGVLSLGSAIALWRRRPTATLWFGALFVLTLAWTILESGSDYWGWVPRFALVLVFAIGFSLLLPGLHAGFSRTKANGVTALLVVAFLIAGGLAFVPHNVTEASNVPAMADNPFEADTGTGVGHDIPSTDWPAYGGNQAAARYSATSQITAANVKDLKIAWQAEAGDVPKDSRWGVQNTPLKIGNMLYVCGYLNKVVALDAATGEQKWAFDPGITPKSVPYTPSCRSMAYYEDPASAATASTPNAPAPVANTSAQCDRRVIVGTLDARVIELDAQTGQRCQGFGKNGEVSITEDMGEVYHGYVAITSPPVVIRDTLVVGHTTVDGMRAFGPSGVTKAFNVKTGELKWAWDAADPENPAPRQGKDLYKRGSPDVWTSFTGDDKLGLVFLPVANASGDYYSSSRTENENKYSPSLTALDVETGMPRWSFRNTYHDVWDYDPGSPPTLVDYPQADGSKVPAIIFPTKNGETYVLNRATGKPLFGVEERPVPQGGFEPQARSKVQPFSLFNSLAKPDLKPENMWGLTPLDQLVCRIQFAQADYRGKFTPPDVDKPIIDYPGYNGGSDWGGVAFDPSRGLIIANYNDMPNYVRLVLRKDADRMGWKARDVLNDPATEAHAEGAGDPQEGVPVAVNVNAGWQLPFTGMLCKEPPYGGIRAIDIRDGRTVWDRPFGTARENGPFGLPTGLPISIGTPNNGGSVVTKGGLVFIAAATDNLIRAIDITTGKTVWSAPLPAGGQAMPMVYEQDGREFVVITATGHHFMHTPRGNYVVAYALPK, translated from the coding sequence ATGGTTGCCGGAGGTGGATGGCTTATCAGCCTGGGCGGCAACTGGTACTACGCCATCGCAGGCGTATTGAGTCTGGGCAGCGCCATTGCGCTGTGGCGACGCCGCCCGACGGCCACGCTGTGGTTTGGCGCGCTGTTCGTGCTGACGCTGGCCTGGACGATTCTGGAATCAGGCTCTGATTACTGGGGCTGGGTCCCGCGTTTCGCGCTGGTACTCGTCTTTGCGATCGGCTTCTCGTTGCTGCTTCCGGGCTTGCATGCCGGATTCTCTCGTACCAAGGCAAACGGCGTGACGGCCTTGCTGGTCGTCGCGTTCCTTATCGCGGGCGGCCTTGCCTTCGTTCCGCACAACGTGACCGAAGCATCGAACGTGCCCGCAATGGCCGACAACCCGTTCGAGGCGGACACCGGCACAGGCGTGGGCCATGACATCCCGTCCACGGATTGGCCCGCTTATGGCGGCAACCAGGCCGCGGCGCGCTATTCAGCGACCTCCCAGATCACTGCGGCGAACGTCAAGGATCTCAAGATCGCCTGGCAGGCCGAAGCGGGCGATGTCCCCAAGGACAGCCGTTGGGGTGTGCAGAACACACCGCTGAAGATCGGCAACATGTTGTATGTGTGCGGCTACCTCAACAAGGTCGTTGCCCTGGACGCCGCCACCGGCGAGCAGAAATGGGCCTTCGATCCGGGCATCACGCCCAAGTCGGTTCCGTACACGCCTTCGTGCCGCTCAATGGCCTATTACGAAGACCCGGCCAGCGCCGCAACGGCCAGCACGCCGAACGCACCGGCACCTGTCGCCAACACCAGTGCCCAGTGCGACCGTCGCGTGATCGTCGGTACGCTGGACGCACGCGTCATCGAACTCGATGCGCAGACCGGGCAGCGTTGCCAGGGCTTTGGCAAGAATGGCGAGGTCAGCATCACCGAGGACATGGGCGAGGTCTACCACGGCTACGTGGCCATCACCTCCCCGCCGGTGGTGATCCGCGACACGCTGGTGGTGGGTCACACCACGGTCGACGGCATGCGCGCCTTTGGCCCGTCCGGGGTCACCAAGGCCTTCAACGTCAAGACGGGCGAATTGAAGTGGGCCTGGGATGCGGCTGATCCGGAAAACCCGGCACCGCGCCAGGGCAAGGATCTGTACAAGCGCGGCTCGCCTGACGTGTGGACCTCGTTTACCGGCGACGACAAGCTGGGCCTGGTGTTCCTGCCCGTGGCCAATGCTTCGGGCGATTACTACTCGAGCAGCCGCACCGAGAACGAGAACAAGTATTCGCCATCACTGACGGCGCTGGATGTCGAAACAGGCATGCCACGCTGGTCGTTCCGCAATACCTACCACGACGTGTGGGATTACGACCCGGGTTCGCCGCCGACGCTGGTGGACTATCCGCAGGCCGATGGCAGCAAGGTGCCTGCCATCATCTTCCCCACGAAGAATGGCGAGACCTACGTCCTGAACCGCGCCACGGGCAAGCCGCTGTTCGGCGTGGAAGAGCGTCCGGTGCCGCAGGGTGGATTCGAGCCGCAGGCGCGCAGCAAGGTCCAGCCGTTCTCGCTGTTCAATTCCCTGGCCAAGCCGGACCTCAAACCCGAGAACATGTGGGGACTGACGCCGCTGGACCAGCTGGTGTGCCGTATCCAGTTCGCCCAGGCCGACTACCGCGGCAAGTTCACTCCACCGGACGTGGACAAGCCGATCATCGATTACCCCGGCTACAACGGCGGTTCCGACTGGGGTGGCGTGGCCTTCGACCCGTCGCGCGGCTTGATCATCGCCAACTACAACGACATGCCGAACTATGTGCGCCTGGTGCTGCGCAAGGACGCCGACCGCATGGGCTGGAAGGCGCGTGATGTCCTCAACGATCCGGCTACCGAAGCGCACGCTGAAGGCGCTGGCGATCCGCAGGAAGGCGTCCCGGTGGCGGTCAACGTCAATGCCGGCTGGCAGCTGCCCTTCACCGGCATGCTGTGCAAGGAACCCCCGTACGGCGGCATCCGCGCCATCGACATCCGCGACGGCCGCACCGTGTGGGATCGCCCCTTCGGCACCGCGCGCGAGAACGGTCCGTTCGGCCTGCCGACCGGCCTGCCGATCAGCATCGGTACGCCCAACAACGGCGGCTCGGTGGTGACCAAGGGCGGCCTGGTGTTCATCGCCGCGGCCACGGACAACCTGATCCGCGCCATCGATATCACCACTGGCAAGACGGTCTGGTCGGCACCCCTGCCCGCCGGTGGCCAGGCCATGCCGATGGTCTACGAACAGGATGGTCGCGAGTTCGTGGTGATCACGGCCACGGGCCATCACTTCATGCACACCCCACGCGGCAACTACGTGGTGGCTTACGCGCTCCCCAAGTAA
- a CDS encoding DUF4344 domain-containing metallopeptidase, which produces MQLRSVGAWMLCWAVGLQVGGCAGTGGPHALSPGHTATVPSDALIHDAGRTGMVLPTHAHRPAGPAFEFSYLPAISPGLTKIQARVRELDLIRRLPEIQALDGVFALPRPLRYVTAECGELGAFYRPGRGEIEVCYELLETLYQRGLKQQLEQHLEADYAVRYTRANVRFVVLHETGHALVDLLDLPVTGRQEDAVDQLAAMLMLHFSSSEETPAQVMENLRMAADWLLSRAAGAYDLDAYADEHALGEQRYFNLQCLIYGTDPADYAGIVDQGDLPAARARGCPREARAVGQAWLRLLLPHVSPRYRMSEDKALQFFGPAR; this is translated from the coding sequence ATGCAGTTGCGGAGCGTTGGGGCGTGGATGCTGTGCTGGGCGGTGGGCCTGCAGGTCGGAGGGTGTGCGGGGACGGGCGGCCCACATGCGTTGTCGCCGGGGCACACGGCGACCGTGCCTTCGGACGCGTTGATCCACGATGCCGGGCGCACCGGCATGGTCCTGCCGACCCATGCCCATCGGCCTGCCGGCCCGGCGTTCGAATTTTCCTATCTGCCCGCCATTTCACCCGGACTGACGAAGATCCAGGCGCGTGTTCGCGAACTGGACCTGATCCGACGCCTGCCGGAAATCCAGGCGCTCGATGGCGTGTTCGCCTTGCCCAGGCCGCTGCGTTACGTCACCGCCGAGTGCGGCGAACTGGGTGCGTTCTACCGGCCGGGACGTGGCGAAATCGAGGTGTGCTACGAACTGCTGGAGACGCTCTACCAGCGCGGGCTCAAGCAGCAGCTCGAGCAGCACCTGGAGGCGGACTACGCCGTGCGTTACACGCGCGCCAATGTGCGATTCGTGGTGCTGCATGAAACCGGGCATGCGCTGGTCGACCTGCTCGACCTGCCGGTGACGGGCAGGCAGGAAGACGCGGTCGACCAGCTGGCGGCCATGCTGATGCTGCATTTTTCGTCTTCGGAAGAAACGCCAGCGCAGGTCATGGAAAACCTGCGCATGGCCGCCGACTGGTTGCTTTCGCGCGCAGCCGGTGCCTACGACCTGGATGCCTATGCGGACGAACACGCATTGGGCGAGCAGCGCTACTTCAATCTGCAATGCCTGATCTACGGCACCGATCCGGCCGACTATGCGGGAATCGTTGACCAGGGCGATCTGCCGGCTGCCCGTGCCAGGGGCTGCCCGCGCGAGGCGCGCGCGGTCGGCCAGGCATGGTTGCGCCTGCTGTTGCCGCACGTGTCGCCGCGCTATCGGATGAGCGAGGACAAGGCGCTTCAGTTTTTTGGCCCGGCGCGCTGA
- a CDS encoding NADPH-dependent F420 reductase, with translation MRYAIIGFGNIGQALARAFARNGIEVSVATTRHPESFAADATAIGPTIIPKTLAEAVKADIIFLAVRFESHPDVAQALSTWKGKTIIDVTNAYGVPPEALGGQPSSRVVAQAFAGSRLVKGFNHLIAATLAQDPAVQGGRRVVFLASDDGAAAVEISVLAENLGFAPIKLGGLSEGGLLVQARGNSWGQLIFKDLVKFDG, from the coding sequence ATGCGCTACGCAATCATCGGTTTCGGCAATATCGGCCAGGCCCTGGCCAGGGCGTTTGCCCGCAATGGCATCGAAGTCTCCGTTGCGACCACGCGCCATCCGGAAAGCTTTGCAGCCGACGCGACCGCGATCGGGCCCACGATCATTCCCAAGACACTGGCCGAAGCGGTCAAGGCGGACATCATCTTCCTGGCCGTCCGTTTTGAATCACACCCGGATGTCGCGCAGGCGCTGTCGACCTGGAAGGGCAAGACCATCATCGATGTGACCAATGCTTACGGCGTACCGCCTGAAGCACTGGGTGGGCAACCTTCTTCCAGGGTCGTCGCGCAGGCTTTCGCTGGCAGCAGACTGGTCAAGGGCTTCAATCATTTGATTGCTGCCACCCTTGCCCAGGACCCCGCCGTACAGGGCGGCAGGAGAGTCGTGTTCCTGGCGAGCGACGACGGTGCCGCCGCGGTGGAGATCAGCGTGCTGGCAGAAAACCTCGGGTTCGCACCGATCAAACTTGGCGGGCTGTCGGAAGGCGGACTGCTTGTGCAGGCGCGCGGAAACAGCTGGGGCCAATTGATCTTCAAGGACCTGGTCAAGTTCGACGGATGA